The proteins below come from a single Campylobacter sp. CCUG 57310 genomic window:
- a CDS encoding helix-turn-helix domain-containing protein, with translation MNDAIAEKRWLTPKDVAKEYGLSVNTQAKYRMQRIIPFIKINSNVRYDRLELDRWLEKHAVVKNEELA, from the coding sequence ATGAATGATGCTATTGCGGAAAAAAGATGGCTTACGCCAAAGGATGTAGCAAAAGAGTATGGGTTATCGGTAAATACTCAAGCAAAATACCGTATGCAACGAATTATCCCTTTTATCAAGATTAACTCTAATGTAAGATACGATAGGCTAGAGTTGGATAGGTGGCTTGAAAAGCATGCTGTTGTTAAAAACGAGGAGTTGGCATGA
- the cas2 gene encoding CRISPR-associated endonuclease Cas2, with protein sequence MKFVITYDIQNDKNRKKLSDILEGIGYRVNFSVFECEINETKLKKLIKDAKPLLNTKTDSLRFYRLCENCVGKSFELCDKPAIFETQELFV encoded by the coding sequence ATGAAATTTGTCATCACCTATGACATACAAAACGATAAAAACCGCAAAAAGCTCTCCGATATCCTAGAAGGTATCGGATATCGCGTAAATTTTAGCGTCTTTGAGTGTGAGATAAACGAAACCAAGCTTAAAAAGCTGATCAAAGACGCCAAGCCTTTGCTAAATACCAAAACCGATAGCCTAAGATTTTACAGACTATGCGAAAACTGTGTCGGCAAAAGTTTTGAGCTTTGCGACAAACCAGCCATCTTTGAGACGCAAGAACTCTTTGTCTAG
- a CDS encoding ATP-binding protein produces the protein MLNLIEQYQERFLKNFNTTYKRYLYNEINFSEKLIGIVGARGTGKTTMLFQKLIELKAQNKKALYISLDYPFLGSASLSELAFEFVDNGGEYLLLDEVHKYEDFAAHLKTIYDMSPLNVIFTGSSAVSILNAKSDLSRRVSVFSLEGLSFREFLELENGVTIDKFSLETILKNHQAIANDLKIKLSQFKKYLKFGYYPFYFNKQSSYYESLLNTINLSIDVDLTSLGLVEQKYTYKLKKLLEVVCQSEPFEVNYTKIAALAEISRAKLYDYIAYLKDARLVNMIDEQSRGLSKLVKPAKIYMNNTNLIYAYGDDCKAGTIRETFFANQLRVKHMLNIPKQGDFIVDDKFIFEVGGKNKNFEQIKDISDSYIAADEIEAGSGNKIPLWLFGLLY, from the coding sequence ATGTTAAATTTAATAGAACAGTATCAAGAAAGATTTCTTAAAAATTTTAATACGACATACAAGCGTTATTTATACAATGAAATAAATTTTAGCGAGAAGCTTATCGGTATAGTAGGGGCCCGTGGTACCGGTAAGACTACAATGTTATTTCAAAAGCTGATTGAATTAAAAGCTCAAAATAAAAAGGCTCTATACATAAGTCTTGATTATCCATTTTTAGGCTCTGCTAGCCTTAGCGAGCTTGCCTTTGAATTTGTAGATAACGGCGGCGAATATCTGTTGCTAGATGAAGTGCATAAATACGAAGATTTTGCCGCACACTTAAAAACTATATACGATATGAGTCCTTTAAATGTAATTTTTACCGGTTCATCGGCGGTAAGTATACTAAACGCAAAAAGCGATTTATCGCGTAGGGTTAGCGTATTTAGCCTAGAGGGGCTTAGTTTTAGAGAGTTTTTAGAGCTTGAAAACGGTGTGACGATAGATAAATTTAGCCTAGAGACGATACTAAAAAACCATCAGGCAATAGCAAACGACCTAAAAATAAAGCTAAGTCAATTTAAAAAATATCTCAAATTTGGCTACTATCCATTTTACTTTAATAAGCAAAGCTCATACTACGAAAGCTTGCTAAACACGATTAATCTAAGTATAGACGTAGATCTAACGTCTCTCGGGTTAGTTGAGCAAAAATACACATATAAGCTTAAAAAACTGCTTGAAGTAGTTTGCCAAAGCGAGCCGTTTGAGGTGAATTATACTAAAATCGCAGCTCTTGCCGAGATAAGCAGAGCCAAACTATATGATTATATCGCCTATTTAAAAGATGCAAGGCTAGTAAATATGATAGATGAGCAAAGTAGGGGACTTAGTAAGCTAGTAAAGCCGGCAAAAATATATATGAATAATACAAATTTGATTTACGCTTACGGCGATGATTGCAAGGCGGGCACCATAAGAGAAACTTTTTTTGCTAATCAGCTAAGGGTAAAACATATGCTAAATATCCCAAAGCAAGGCGACTTTATTGTAGATGATAAATTTATATTTGAAGTGGGCGGAAAAAATAAGAACTTTGAACAGATAAAGGATATTTCAGACTCATATATAGCTGCCGATGAAATAGAGGCGGGAAGCGGTAATAAAATACCGCTTTGGCTGTTTGGATTGTTGTATTAG
- the cas1 gene encoding CRISPR-associated endonuclease Cas1: MFTKTLEHIFTKNALSSAFDEISANSLGLDEISYADFKKNFGENSTYLMRSLINGTYTPEPLRKINIPKENRSGVRPIGISSIKDKLVQRVLYSELNPYFDETFLSNSYAYRPNKSTYKAINRASNFINEGYYWILKADVKDFFESIDHSKLLQILQKHIKDAKIINLISLFLKTGGFLKRDFKEHKIGVNQGDILSPMLSNIYLDLMDRFINKTTDKFVRYADDFIICFGEKDEATEFEQKLDEFLKLLNLSLNKEKTKVVNINDGFVFLGVRFFGKNRCVDNDKIQKIISNLHSASKEKSNFIDYIDETNAILLTLKNYYLKIIPPNSPQITQIKEHLIDSLSQKIALHKQNKSINSKKDFTLYLEKIDFGVLFNQNEIKDKITLAITKGYDKYLSQKSYDNDSRKINKKRNFYATKIASDSTLHINQIGVHLGLSKNKFVIKQYGKIYKEFPISKISRIIVDSEHVSLSSAVIWRCAREKIHIDFIDKHYVPYATLLAYNSVSTQTTHKQAMLLNTPAQLYIAMSLVEAKIKNQTNYLKYLNKYHKSLTQNIQKLENILARKLKYVKNTNELLGFEGSAAAIYWDGIKSILPLEFEKRITFGAKDIVNSSLNYAYAILYSKVQECLYLAGLSLHISFLHALDSTKPTLVFDMIEQFRTFMVDRVIVSMLNKDEPITLNKEGLLTDASKKLIAQNMKEKLGSYTMWKKEFCKCENIIMQECYDLARFINGESKSYKPFVGKF, encoded by the coding sequence ATGTTTACCAAAACTCTAGAACATATATTTACCAAAAACGCTTTAAGCTCTGCCTTTGACGAAATTTCTGCAAATTCTCTGGGATTAGATGAGATCTCATATGCAGACTTTAAGAAAAATTTTGGCGAAAACTCAACCTATCTCATGCGTTCATTAATAAACGGCACCTACACACCTGAACCGCTAAGAAAGATAAACATTCCCAAAGAAAATCGTAGCGGAGTAAGACCCATAGGCATATCCTCCATAAAAGATAAGTTGGTTCAAAGGGTTTTATACTCGGAGTTAAATCCATATTTTGACGAGACGTTTTTATCAAATTCCTATGCCTACCGCCCAAATAAATCGACTTACAAAGCCATAAATAGAGCTAGTAATTTCATAAACGAGGGCTACTACTGGATACTAAAAGCAGACGTAAAAGACTTTTTCGAGTCGATAGACCACTCAAAGCTACTACAAATTTTACAAAAACATATAAAAGACGCAAAGATCATAAACCTAATATCTCTCTTTTTAAAAACCGGCGGATTTTTAAAGCGCGATTTTAAAGAGCATAAAATCGGCGTAAACCAAGGCGATATCCTATCTCCTATGCTATCAAACATCTATCTTGATTTGATGGATAGATTTATAAACAAGACTACGGATAAATTTGTCAGATACGCAGACGATTTTATCATCTGTTTCGGCGAAAAAGACGAAGCGACCGAATTTGAGCAAAAACTAGATGAATTTTTAAAGCTGCTAAATTTATCTCTCAACAAAGAAAAAACAAAAGTCGTAAACATAAATGATGGATTTGTCTTCCTGGGCGTTCGTTTCTTTGGCAAAAACCGCTGTGTAGATAACGACAAAATTCAAAAGATCATCTCAAATTTACACTCCGCAAGCAAAGAAAAGTCAAATTTCATAGACTATATAGATGAGACAAACGCCATTTTGCTTACACTTAAAAACTACTACCTAAAGATCATACCGCCAAACTCACCACAAATAACGCAGATAAAAGAGCATCTCATAGACTCCTTATCACAAAAGATCGCCTTGCATAAGCAAAACAAAAGTATAAACTCAAAAAAAGATTTTACGCTCTATCTTGAAAAGATAGATTTTGGAGTACTATTTAATCAAAACGAGATAAAAGACAAGATAACCCTAGCCATAACAAAAGGCTATGACAAATATCTATCTCAAAAAAGCTACGACAACGACTCCCGCAAGATAAACAAAAAGCGAAATTTCTACGCCACCAAGATCGCCTCGGATTCTACGCTTCATATCAATCAGATCGGAGTCCATCTAGGTCTTAGCAAAAACAAATTTGTCATAAAACAATACGGCAAAATTTACAAAGAATTTCCCATCTCTAAAATTTCCCGCATCATCGTTGATAGCGAACACGTCTCGTTATCTTCTGCGGTGATCTGGCGCTGTGCAAGGGAAAAAATCCATATCGATTTTATAGACAAACACTACGTCCCATACGCCACTTTGCTAGCTTACAACAGCGTCTCTACGCAAACTACGCACAAGCAAGCCATGCTCCTAAACACGCCGGCCCAGCTATACATCGCCATGTCCTTAGTAGAGGCAAAGATAAAAAACCAAACCAACTACCTAAAGTACCTAAACAAATACCACAAATCCCTAACCCAAAACATCCAAAAACTGGAAAATATCCTGGCTAGAAAGCTAAAATACGTCAAAAACACAAACGAGCTTCTAGGCTTTGAGGGCTCAGCTGCAGCCATTTACTGGGACGGCATAAAGAGCATATTACCGCTAGAATTTGAAAAGCGCATAACATTTGGCGCCAAAGATATCGTAAATTCATCACTAAACTACGCCTACGCCATACTCTACTCCAAAGTCCAAGAGTGCCTATATCTAGCAGGGCTTAGCCTACATATCTCATTTTTGCATGCGCTTGACAGCACAAAGCCGACCCTAGTTTTTGATATGATAGAGCAGTTTAGGACATTTATGGTAGATAGAGTCATCGTTTCGATGCTAAACAAAGACGAACCAATCACACTAAACAAAGAAGGGCTTCTCACCGACGCTTCTAAAAAGCTCATAGCACAAAACATGAAAGAAAAACTCGGCAGCTACACCATGTGGAAAAAAGAGTTTTGCAAATGCGAAAACATAATCATGCAAGAGTGCTACGACCTAGCTCGCTTCATAAACGGCGAGAGCAAAAGCTATAAGCCTTTTGTAGGGAAATTCTAA
- a CDS encoding tyrosine-type recombinase/integrase produces the protein MAINKLDYRKVETCLFVHKIKPNVFLLRKVIGSKYFTKVLTLDTRSGWSKREYKNEAKKELVKWLDGVTKQVKGLKFKDTTKVNDLFELWKGKKDIGKKSVASDIAFYETYLQDSIGKEIVVDVIAAQIDDIIHNLMHDGKFNKIRGKVQVLSKRTAYDNTRRILGEMFDIALRNQLIVVNPCALLTKIAKTTRKTIVKDAIGKFYKLKTAILELYKNDPFWRGFFLFCLYGRRKGEVASLKWENVDLENNVYYLIDTKNGNDYRKPLPFLVKEAIMQIPADRCGLVFASPKTGESIKNTDRQKMKLDKFVGFDDFKLHGTRHISGSALEELGANSDIIKDHLTHKRDGVTYKNYVTYDTYLNSCKALEMLDNIKCRI, from the coding sequence ATGGCGATTAATAAACTTGATTATAGAAAGGTTGAAACTTGCCTATTTGTACACAAAATAAAACCAAACGTCTTTTTGCTAAGAAAGGTTATCGGCAGCAAATACTTCACAAAAGTGCTTACGCTAGATACTCGTAGCGGATGGAGTAAGAGAGAATACAAAAATGAAGCCAAAAAAGAACTAGTAAAGTGGCTAGATGGCGTAACTAAGCAGGTAAAGGGGCTGAAATTTAAAGATACTACTAAGGTTAATGATTTGTTTGAGCTGTGGAAAGGCAAAAAGGATATCGGCAAAAAGTCGGTAGCTAGCGACATCGCTTTTTATGAGACATATTTGCAAGATAGTATCGGCAAAGAGATCGTAGTAGACGTTATAGCTGCCCAAATAGACGATATTATCCATAATCTAATGCACGATGGAAAATTTAATAAAATAAGAGGAAAAGTGCAGGTATTATCAAAGCGTACGGCATATGATAATACAAGACGAATTTTAGGTGAGATGTTTGACATAGCGCTTCGCAATCAGCTAATAGTAGTAAATCCTTGCGCTCTACTAACTAAAATAGCTAAAACGACCAGAAAAACGATAGTAAAAGATGCAATCGGTAAATTTTATAAGTTAAAAACGGCTATCTTGGAGCTTTATAAAAATGATCCGTTTTGGAGGGGATTTTTCTTGTTTTGTTTGTATGGTAGACGAAAAGGAGAAGTTGCCAGCCTAAAATGGGAAAATGTCGATCTAGAAAATAACGTATATTATTTAATAGATACTAAAAATGGAAACGACTACAGAAAGCCGCTTCCTTTTCTTGTAAAAGAAGCCATAATGCAAATACCGGCCGATAGATGCGGCTTAGTATTTGCAAGCCCAAAAACTGGCGAGTCTATTAAAAATACGGATAGACAAAAGATGAAACTCGATAAATTCGTTGGTTTTGATGATTTTAAGTTACACGGCACTAGGCATATAAGTGGTTCCGCGCTTGAAGAGCTTGGCGCAAATAGCGATATAATCAAAGATCATCTGACTCACAAACGTGACGGCGTGACGTATAAAAATTACGTAACTTATGATACTTATTTGAATAGCTGTAAGGCTCTTGAGATGTTAGATAATATTAAATGCAGGATATAA
- a CDS encoding relaxase/mobilization nuclease domain-containing protein, producing the protein MIVKFFKNRFGGSLRGIDYLLNERVGLGSARVVSGSEAITRGILSMISKKQKLSMGCLSFNELDMNEETKLKIIRSFEEMIFGGFGENFNILWVEHCDKANLELNFCIPKVELLNFRSFNPYYHKKDFSMINTWKNLINLKYGLTDPCDPKNQQIIQGSKKDVKDSKNYDELEKIITDNLTKGKYRCRDDILKSLRDRDIEVTRVGKDYVSIRLPGSKKSKRFKGEIFHEKFRSLKDLGELSSKARERARAYKDARDNSPANQILQKVSLFRAFSRQDGCQSIRYKFREQISRKDLNIAILAHRLKEAKNNRNSEIKNLLSLGEKRYGAGPKFELEADSNTEAKIGFDQIDDRVSFVSASENEEIIKENIDDRYEHKSGGDRLDGCGDIKRDRLRENALRRVSISSIKVIKDRILSKQADIRSLISDLERKRKYRASKQSDLIVKRADIKELGDVIDANEKTIDITSSARGFVKRFGQNIKELYRTFGKFAGKFDKVVRAVAGLIGATGEKSKLDKGKGAECIEKINSESIGRELENGSKLGDKESNVTLVDNFFER; encoded by the coding sequence ATGATAGTAAAGTTCTTTAAAAATCGGTTCGGAGGCTCGTTGCGAGGTATAGATTATCTATTAAACGAAAGAGTCGGTCTTGGTAGCGCCAGGGTAGTATCGGGATCTGAGGCTATAACTAGAGGTATATTATCTATGATAAGTAAAAAGCAGAAGCTTAGCATGGGGTGTCTTTCATTTAACGAACTTGATATGAACGAAGAAACCAAGCTAAAGATAATAAGATCATTTGAAGAAATGATCTTTGGAGGCTTTGGCGAAAATTTTAATATTCTTTGGGTAGAGCATTGCGATAAGGCCAACTTAGAGCTAAATTTTTGTATCCCAAAAGTCGAGCTTTTAAATTTTAGAAGCTTTAATCCTTATTATCATAAAAAGGATTTTTCTATGATAAACACCTGGAAAAATCTTATCAATTTAAAATATGGTTTAACCGATCCTTGCGATCCAAAAAACCAACAAATAATTCAAGGATCTAAAAAGGATGTAAAGGATAGCAAAAATTATGATGAACTAGAAAAGATCATAACGGATAATTTAACAAAAGGCAAATACCGTTGTAGAGATGACATTTTAAAGTCTTTGCGAGATAGAGACATAGAAGTTACCAGAGTAGGAAAAGACTATGTGTCTATAAGGCTACCAGGTAGCAAAAAATCAAAACGTTTTAAAGGAGAAATTTTCCATGAAAAATTTAGAAGTCTTAAAGATTTGGGAGAGCTCTCAAGTAAAGCTAGAGAAAGAGCAAGAGCGTATAAGGATGCAAGAGATAACTCGCCTGCTAATCAAATACTCCAAAAGGTTAGCTTATTTAGAGCGTTTAGTAGACAAGATGGATGCCAAAGTATTCGGTACAAATTTAGAGAGCAAATCTCAAGAAAAGACCTAAATATAGCCATATTGGCCCATAGGCTAAAAGAAGCTAAAAATAATAGAAATAGTGAGATAAAAAATCTTTTATCCTTGGGAGAAAAGAGGTATGGAGCCGGGCCTAAATTTGAATTAGAAGCCGATAGCAATACAGAAGCAAAGATAGGTTTTGACCAAATTGATGATAGGGTAAGTTTTGTGTCGGCTAGCGAAAACGAAGAGATCATAAAGGAGAATATAGATGATAGGTATGAACACAAATCCGGAGGAGATAGGCTTGATGGATGTGGAGACATTAAACGAGACAGACTTAGAGAAAATGCGCTTAGAAGAGTTAGTATCTCTAGCATTAAAGTTATCAAAGATAGAATTCTCTCAAAACAAGCAGATATTAGATCTCTTATCTCAGATCTCGAAAGAAAACGAAAGTATAGAGCATCTAAACAATCAGATCTTATCGTCAAACGAGCTGATATCAAAGAGCTTGGCGACGTTATCGATGCAAATGAAAAAACTATCGACATTACCTCAAGCGCTAGAGGGTTCGTTAAACGATTTGGACAAAACATTAAAGAGCTTTACCGAACCTTTGGAAAATTTGCAGGTAAATTTGACAAAGTCGTCCGAGCTGTTGCCGGACTTATTGGCGCAACAGGAGAAAAGTCAAAGCTAGATAAGGGCAAAGGTGCAGAATGCATAGAAAAAATAAATAGTGAGAGTATAGGCAGGGAGCTAGAAAATGGCTCGAAGCTCGGAGATAAAGAGAGCAATGTAACTTTAGTCGATAATTTCTTCGAGCGGTAA